The following proteins are co-located in the Paenibacillus sp. FSL H8-0079 genome:
- a CDS encoding family 10 glycosylhydrolase, with translation MKLRKGLMMLLIFVLGLQTAGMTAQAAGQKEIAIFLDGNRLESDVSPYILPKVNVTMVPLRVISEGLGASVLWSQATRTVTIQKSDSVISMTSGRQQATVDNAIVGLDASVELKQGRVMVPIRFVSENLGIRVNWNQAAQTIDLYTGDESVPTPEPTPATPAEPGGTGTVPATEEMRGAWISTVNGDWPSSGAKGNVEKQKQEYTKQLDTLQGMGINAVFVQVRANGDAIYPSGLVPWNSVLTGTQGKDPGYDPLAFMVEEAHKRGLEFHAWFNPFRATNSASTTNLAANHISKLHPDWIVNASGKMYINPGIPEARQHIIDTIMEVVNQYDIDGVHLDDYFYPSNVTFNDDAAFKTYNTLNTKDRAEWRRDNINQFVKQLGQSIHRVKANVEYGISPFGVWRNKSVDLTGSDTKAGVTAYDSMNADVRTWINQEWIDYVAPQVYWSMTLSVARYDKVVDWWANEVANTNVKLYIGHSPYKLGTPEIGWQTSQEIIDQLNYNKKYASVKGDIYFSSQYLTKNPLGLIAKLKAYYGL, from the coding sequence ATGAAGCTTCGTAAAGGATTGATGATGCTGCTTATTTTTGTACTTGGATTACAGACAGCAGGTATGACGGCACAAGCAGCCGGGCAGAAGGAAATCGCTATTTTTCTAGATGGCAACCGTTTGGAATCGGATGTATCTCCCTACATTCTGCCCAAAGTAAATGTAACGATGGTACCTCTGCGTGTGATTAGCGAAGGACTTGGTGCATCTGTACTGTGGTCTCAGGCTACACGTACCGTGACCATTCAGAAATCCGACTCGGTTATCTCAATGACGAGCGGACGCCAGCAGGCAACCGTGGATAACGCTATAGTTGGTTTGGATGCATCAGTAGAATTAAAGCAAGGTCGGGTCATGGTACCCATTCGATTCGTCAGTGAGAACCTTGGTATTCGGGTGAACTGGAATCAGGCAGCCCAAACCATTGATCTGTACACAGGAGATGAATCAGTACCAACTCCTGAACCAACTCCCGCAACCCCAGCAGAGCCTGGAGGCACGGGTACTGTACCAGCTACTGAAGAGATGCGGGGAGCCTGGATCTCCACTGTGAATGGAGACTGGCCTTCATCCGGTGCCAAGGGAAATGTAGAGAAGCAAAAGCAGGAATACACTAAACAGCTTGATACTTTGCAAGGTATGGGTATTAACGCCGTATTTGTCCAAGTGAGAGCCAACGGGGATGCCATCTATCCTTCAGGTTTGGTACCTTGGAACAGCGTACTAACAGGAACACAGGGTAAAGACCCAGGTTATGATCCCCTTGCGTTTATGGTCGAGGAAGCACACAAACGGGGCCTGGAATTCCACGCTTGGTTTAATCCGTTTAGAGCAACGAACTCAGCGAGTACAACCAATTTGGCTGCAAACCACATCTCCAAGCTTCATCCTGACTGGATTGTGAATGCATCCGGCAAAATGTACATTAACCCAGGTATCCCGGAAGCCAGACAGCATATTATCGATACGATCATGGAAGTGGTCAATCAGTATGATATTGATGGTGTACATCTGGATGATTATTTCTATCCGTCCAATGTGACTTTTAATGATGATGCAGCATTCAAAACCTATAACACCTTAAATACCAAAGATCGTGCTGAATGGCGTCGGGACAATATTAATCAATTCGTCAAGCAGCTCGGACAGAGCATTCACAGAGTGAAAGCTAACGTTGAATATGGAATTAGTCCGTTTGGTGTATGGCGTAACAAATCCGTTGATCTGACCGGCTCTGATACCAAAGCAGGAGTAACCGCGTATGATAGCATGAATGCAGATGTGCGGACATGGATTAACCAGGAGTGGATCGACTATGTCGCTCCTCAGGTGTATTGGAGTATGACACTGAGCGTAGCCCGATACGACAAAGTCGTGGACTGGTGGGCGAATGAAGTGGCTAACACGAATGTAAAATTGTATATCGGCCACTCTCCTTATAAGTTAGGTACCCCTGAAATTGGTTGGCAGACATCACAGGAGATCATCGATCAACTAAACTACAACAAGAAGTATGCTTCAGTTAAAGGGGATATTTACTTTAGTTCACAGTACCTGACGAAGAATCCTCTCGGCTTGATTGCCAAATTGAAAGCCTACTATGGTCTCTAA
- the mntR gene encoding transcriptional regulator MntR, with translation MPTPSMEDYLERIYKLIDEKGYARVSDIAEGLEVHPSSVTKMIQKLDKDEYLIYEKYRGLVLTPKGKKMGKRLMERHHLLEQFLTTIGVQEENIYNDVEGIEHHLSWDSITCIESLVEYFRQDESRLRDLKNLQDVMSNTES, from the coding sequence ATGCCAACGCCCAGTATGGAAGATTATTTGGAGCGTATATACAAATTAATTGATGAAAAGGGCTATGCTCGTGTGTCTGATATAGCTGAAGGACTGGAAGTACATCCTTCATCGGTGACGAAGATGATCCAAAAGCTGGACAAAGACGAGTACCTGATTTATGAGAAGTACCGCGGATTGGTGCTTACGCCAAAAGGCAAAAAGATGGGCAAACGTTTGATGGAACGCCATCATCTGCTTGAACAGTTTTTGACGACGATTGGTGTTCAGGAAGAAAATATCTACAATGATGTTGAAGGCATTGAACATCACCTGAGCTGGGACTCCATTACATGTATTGAGTCTTTGGTCGAATACTTCCGTCAGGACGAGAGTCGGTTGCGTGATCTCAAAAATCTTCAGGATGTCATGAGTAATACGGAGTCTTAA
- the splB gene encoding spore photoproduct lyase, with translation MSTSVASPPVRKAKGTKPFIPDLVYFEPGALEYDKGKRIMEWVTSKNIPYQMTTSHNRITNLPGETEQEKYRMAKRTLVVGVRKTLKFDQSKPSAEYAIPISTGCMGHCHYCYLQTTLGAKPYVRVYVNTDEIIQAAKGYIEERAPEITRFEAACTSDPVGLEHITENLSDLIRFMAEEEYGRLRFVTKYHHVDPLLNIKHNGHTRIRFSVNSDYVIKNFEPATSRFEERIEAAGKIAHAGYPLGFIIAPIMWYEGWEEGYSDLLQKLADTLPEEATKDLTFEMIQHRFTKTAKATIEKRYPKTKLEMDIEKRKMKWGRWGQYKYVYKDDQQDALREFITERIFEHFPLANIDYFT, from the coding sequence GTGAGTACAAGTGTTGCCTCACCGCCAGTTCGTAAAGCAAAAGGTACTAAACCCTTTATTCCCGATTTGGTGTACTTTGAACCCGGTGCGCTGGAATATGATAAAGGTAAACGAATTATGGAATGGGTCACATCCAAAAACATACCCTATCAGATGACCACATCCCATAACCGGATCACGAACCTGCCAGGTGAAACCGAACAAGAAAAGTACCGGATGGCGAAGCGTACTCTGGTTGTTGGTGTGCGCAAAACACTCAAGTTCGACCAGTCTAAACCTTCAGCGGAATATGCCATTCCCATCTCTACAGGCTGTATGGGGCACTGTCATTATTGTTATCTTCAAACTACACTTGGCGCCAAACCTTATGTCCGTGTGTACGTCAATACGGATGAGATCATTCAGGCTGCGAAAGGATACATCGAAGAACGCGCGCCTGAAATTACACGATTTGAAGCTGCCTGTACGTCTGATCCCGTAGGACTGGAGCATATCACGGAGAATTTAAGTGACTTGATCCGTTTTATGGCGGAAGAAGAATATGGACGCTTGCGCTTCGTAACCAAATATCATCACGTTGATCCGTTGCTGAACATTAAGCATAACGGCCACACCCGTATCCGGTTTAGTGTCAATTCGGATTATGTTATCAAAAACTTTGAACCGGCTACCTCCAGATTTGAGGAACGCATTGAAGCTGCTGGCAAAATTGCACACGCCGGTTATCCCCTGGGATTCATTATCGCTCCGATTATGTGGTATGAAGGCTGGGAAGAAGGATACTCGGATCTGTTGCAGAAGCTGGCAGATACGCTTCCAGAGGAAGCAACCAAGGATCTTACCTTTGAGATGATCCAGCACCGTTTTACCAAAACGGCCAAAGCAACCATTGAGAAACGTTATCCTAAAACCAAGCTGGAGATGGATATCGAGAAACGTAAGATGAAATGGGGCCGCTGGGGTCAGTACAAGTATGTGTATAAGGATGACCAGCAAGATGCGCTGCGCGAATTCATTACGGAACGGATCTTTGAACATTTTCCACTAGCCAATATTGATTACTTCACCTAA
- a CDS encoding cytochrome c biogenesis protein CcdA, with protein sequence MPDVNVWMAFVAGLVSFISPCCLPLYPSYLSYITGMTVQQLKDDRNQREVRFKTMTHTLAFILGFSAVFYSLGLGAGLFGQFFNDNRALIRQLSAILIMLMGLFLLGVFKPQFLMKERKLDMKWKPAGYLGSFIFGIGFSAGWSPCIGPILTAIIAMAASEPTTWLALITGYTAGFAIPFFILAFFIGSTRWILRYSNVMMKIGGALMLFLGILLFTDQMTKITIWLQQITPDWMII encoded by the coding sequence ATGCCTGATGTTAATGTATGGATGGCTTTTGTAGCAGGTTTGGTCTCATTTATATCACCATGTTGTCTTCCGCTGTATCCATCATACCTTTCCTATATCACAGGTATGACGGTGCAACAATTGAAGGATGACCGCAATCAGAGAGAAGTCCGCTTTAAGACGATGACGCACACACTGGCGTTTATTTTAGGCTTCTCGGCTGTATTTTATTCGCTTGGCCTGGGTGCCGGACTGTTTGGCCAGTTTTTCAATGATAACCGTGCTCTGATTCGTCAATTGTCTGCGATTTTAATTATGCTTATGGGATTATTTTTACTTGGTGTATTCAAACCTCAGTTTTTGATGAAGGAACGCAAGCTGGATATGAAATGGAAACCGGCAGGATATCTGGGTTCATTTATATTTGGCATAGGTTTCTCGGCAGGCTGGTCCCCCTGTATTGGCCCCATTCTAACAGCGATTATTGCGATGGCTGCGAGTGAGCCCACGACCTGGCTGGCGCTGATTACAGGTTATACCGCAGGGTTTGCCATACCGTTCTTCATTTTGGCGTTTTTCATCGGTTCGACACGCTGGATCTTACGTTATTCCAATGTCATGATGAAAATTGGGGGAGCATTAATGCTGTTCCTTGGCATATTGCTCTTTACAGATCAGATGACGAAGATTACCATATGGTTGCAGCAGATTACACCAGACTGGATGATTATTTAA
- a CDS encoding metal ABC transporter permease, which translates to MEILMSDFFQRALAGGLLIGITAPLIGLFLVLRRLSMIGDTLSHVTIAGVALGFLIEVYPIAVGLIFAVLASFAIEKLRKAYKTYAELSIAIIMSGGVALASLFFTLGKGYNADVMSYLFGSIYTLDATDLKLVGVVTLIVVIVVALLHKEFFLLSFEEDAAAVTGLPVRILNMLITVMTALVISTAIKIVGALLVSALLTIPVAVSLLMARSFKSAIILSVVIGEIAVVLGLVVAGIWNLAPGATIVLLLIMMLILTMIGKKGFRA; encoded by the coding sequence TTGGAAATATTAATGAGTGATTTTTTTCAGCGTGCACTGGCGGGTGGATTGTTAATTGGCATCACCGCTCCGCTGATCGGACTGTTCCTGGTGTTACGGCGGTTATCCATGATCGGAGACACCTTGTCTCATGTGACCATCGCCGGCGTTGCACTCGGATTCCTGATTGAAGTGTATCCCATTGCGGTAGGTTTGATATTTGCCGTGCTTGCATCATTTGCGATTGAGAAGCTGCGCAAAGCGTACAAGACTTACGCCGAATTATCGATTGCCATTATCATGTCCGGAGGCGTGGCGCTGGCTTCATTGTTCTTCACGCTGGGCAAAGGATACAATGCAGATGTCATGAGTTACTTGTTCGGCAGTATATATACATTAGACGCTACAGATCTGAAGCTGGTAGGTGTGGTTACACTGATCGTGGTCATCGTAGTGGCGTTGTTACATAAGGAATTTTTCCTGCTCAGCTTTGAGGAAGATGCGGCAGCGGTTACAGGGTTGCCTGTGAGAATTCTGAACATGTTAATTACTGTGATGACGGCACTCGTCATTAGCACAGCGATCAAGATTGTCGGTGCGCTTCTGGTGTCAGCGTTATTGACCATTCCGGTAGCGGTCAGCCTGTTGATGGCCCGAAGTTTCAAATCTGCCATTATTCTGTCCGTGGTTATAGGCGAAATTGCCGTAGTCCTTGGACTGGTCGTAGCAGGTATCTGGAACCTCGCACCTGGAGCAACGATCGTATTATTGCTGATCATGATGCTGATTCTGACGATGATTGGAAAAAAAGGGTTCCGAGCCTGA
- a CDS encoding metal ABC transporter ATP-binding protein, protein MQQIMPLCHDPIIEIEKLSFSYGDQRVIENLDFMAQERDFVGIIGSNGAGKTTLLRMLVGLLPPAQGDIKLFGQSIRKFKDWDRVGYVPQKNAFNPLFPATVREVVMSGLYNNKNMFRRMSRKCQQQCTDAMQVMRIEDLANKRIGQLSGGQQQRVFLARALINHPDLLILDEPTVGIDAESQASFFELITHMHEHHRMTFLMVSHDMDRMESYLGSEAAVTNGKINFHVRHSHEVQDCAETNLQHTTAQVR, encoded by the coding sequence ATGCAGCAAATCATGCCACTATGTCATGATCCAATAATAGAGATCGAGAAACTATCATTTTCCTATGGGGACCAGCGAGTGATTGAGAATCTCGATTTTATGGCCCAAGAACGGGACTTTGTCGGGATTATCGGTTCCAATGGGGCAGGTAAAACGACACTACTGCGCATGCTGGTAGGATTATTGCCTCCTGCGCAAGGAGATATTAAACTATTCGGACAATCGATCCGCAAGTTCAAGGACTGGGACCGGGTCGGGTATGTGCCACAAAAAAATGCATTTAACCCGTTATTTCCTGCGACGGTCCGTGAAGTGGTCATGTCCGGCTTGTACAATAACAAAAACATGTTCCGTCGTATGTCTCGCAAATGTCAGCAGCAGTGTACGGATGCCATGCAAGTCATGCGAATTGAGGATCTGGCGAACAAACGTATTGGGCAGTTGTCCGGCGGGCAGCAGCAGCGTGTATTTTTGGCACGAGCGCTTATCAATCACCCGGATCTGCTGATTTTGGATGAACCAACGGTAGGTATTGATGCTGAATCACAGGCCAGTTTCTTTGAACTGATTACGCATATGCATGAACATCACCGCATGACTTTTCTGATGGTGTCGCATGATATGGATCGGATGGAGAGTTATCTGGGTTCTGAAGCTGCGGTAACGAATGGCAAAATTAATTTCCATGTCCGTCATTCGCATGAGGTACAGGATTGTGCTGAAACCAACCTGCAACATACTACTGCACAGGTACGCTAG
- a CDS encoding metal ABC transporter substrate-binding protein: protein MSKRGNKKLLWTGLLILSLLVLSACGQDSSNSAKMVEGKVNVVTTFYPVYAFTTAIGGEDANVINLLPTGVEPHDWTPKSQDIVNTSKAQLFFYNGAGLEGWVPNFLKSLNSDTQVKSVAVSEGVKLLTAEGDDGHGHGEEHEDEHADEHTDEATSEDVADHHIDPHTWVSPKSAMIMAENIKNSLVEADPDHKAGYEQRYEELRMKLETLDQRFTDELATVPNKEIVVSHQAFGYLARDYGLSQHAIMGLSPDAEPTGQDIVKLAKLVKDEGIKYIFFEELVSDKLAKTLASEAGVETMVLNPVEGLTKEQATNGDDYFTLMEKNLQNLLIALK from the coding sequence ATGAGCAAAAGAGGCAACAAGAAGTTGCTGTGGACGGGTCTGCTTATTCTCAGTTTGCTGGTATTGTCTGCGTGTGGGCAGGATAGTTCCAATAGTGCCAAGATGGTGGAAGGCAAAGTAAATGTTGTGACGACATTTTATCCTGTATATGCTTTTACGACTGCAATCGGTGGTGAAGATGCCAATGTCATTAACCTGCTGCCAACGGGAGTAGAGCCACATGACTGGACTCCGAAGAGTCAGGATATTGTTAATACGTCCAAGGCACAGCTGTTTTTCTATAATGGAGCTGGACTGGAAGGATGGGTACCGAATTTCCTGAAGTCGCTGAACAGTGATACACAGGTGAAGTCGGTTGCCGTCAGCGAAGGCGTTAAGCTGTTAACCGCTGAGGGTGATGATGGGCATGGTCACGGCGAAGAGCATGAAGACGAGCATGCAGATGAACACACAGATGAGGCTACCAGTGAAGATGTTGCTGATCATCATATTGATCCACATACGTGGGTTAGTCCTAAATCGGCCATGATCATGGCTGAAAACATCAAAAATAGTCTGGTCGAGGCAGATCCTGATCACAAAGCAGGTTATGAACAACGTTATGAAGAGCTTCGTATGAAGCTTGAGACGCTGGATCAGCGTTTTACAGATGAATTGGCTACAGTGCCGAACAAGGAAATTGTTGTTTCGCACCAAGCGTTCGGCTACCTTGCACGTGATTATGGATTAAGCCAGCATGCCATTATGGGACTTTCCCCGGATGCTGAACCGACAGGACAGGATATCGTGAAGCTTGCGAAACTCGTTAAAGATGAAGGCATTAAATACATTTTCTTCGAAGAGCTGGTATCTGACAAGTTGGCGAAAACACTGGCAAGCGAAGCAGGCGTGGAAACCATGGTCCTTAATCCGGTTGAGGGGTTGACCAAAGAGCAGGCAACAAACGGGGACGATTATTTCACCCTGATGGAGAAAAATTTGCAAAATCTGCTGATCGCATTAAAATAA
- the metG gene encoding methionine--tRNA ligase, giving the protein MKQEHLKEEKSFMADQKTFYLTTPIYYPSDKLHIGHAYTTVAGDAMVRYKRLRGYDAHYLTGTDEHGQKIERKAQEKGQSPQAFIDDIVVGIKELWNKLDISNDDFIRTTEERHKTVVQDIFDRLLKQGDIYKGEYEGWYSIPDETYYTETQLVDVEKNEKGEIISAKSPDSGHPVELVKEESYFFRMSKYADRLLKYYEENPGFIQPESRKNEMINNFIKPGLEDLAVSRTTFEWGVKVKGDPKHVVYVWIDALSNYITALGYGSSDASLYNKFWPADVHLVGKEIVRFHTIYWPIMLMALDLPLPKKVFAHGWLLMKDGKMSKSKGNVVDPVTLIDRYGLDALRYYLLREVPFGSDGTFTPESFVDRVNSDLANDLGNLLNRTVAMVDKYFEGKAPAFVSNGTEFDASLEEAGHTTVEKVEQAMENLQFSVALTAISQFVSRTNKYIDETQPWALARDEAKRDELASVMSHLIESLRISSILLQPFLTRAPHKIWAQLGIQEGELTAWDSAKQWGLVPAGNALQKGDPIFPRLDSEQEIAYISEAMTGGQKAAQPEANQADAGASAAVEPVTAPEGTEEIGIDDFAKVELRVAQVIACEPVKKADKLLKLQLDLGYEQRQVVSGIAKFYSPEEMVGRKVICVTNLKPVKLRGELSQGMILAASHGDQLTLATVPDSMPNGAQVK; this is encoded by the coding sequence ATGAAGCAGGAACATTTGAAGGAGGAGAAGTCATTCATGGCTGACCAAAAAACATTTTATCTGACAACACCGATTTATTATCCGAGTGACAAATTGCATATTGGGCATGCGTATACAACAGTGGCGGGAGATGCGATGGTTCGTTACAAGCGTCTGCGCGGTTATGATGCTCACTATCTGACAGGAACCGATGAGCATGGCCAGAAGATTGAACGCAAGGCACAAGAGAAAGGACAGTCACCGCAAGCTTTTATCGACGATATCGTTGTTGGTATCAAAGAACTGTGGAACAAGCTGGACATCTCCAATGACGACTTCATCCGTACAACAGAAGAGCGCCACAAAACCGTGGTTCAGGATATCTTTGATCGTTTGCTGAAACAGGGAGATATCTACAAAGGCGAGTATGAAGGCTGGTACAGCATTCCGGATGAGACGTATTACACAGAGACCCAATTGGTGGATGTGGAGAAGAATGAGAAGGGCGAGATTATCTCGGCCAAGAGTCCGGATAGCGGACACCCCGTGGAACTGGTCAAAGAAGAATCCTACTTCTTCCGCATGAGTAAATATGCAGATCGTTTGTTGAAATATTACGAAGAGAACCCGGGCTTTATTCAGCCGGAATCCCGTAAGAACGAGATGATCAACAACTTCATCAAGCCAGGTCTTGAGGACTTGGCTGTATCGCGGACTACATTTGAATGGGGCGTCAAAGTCAAAGGCGATCCAAAACACGTGGTCTACGTGTGGATTGATGCGTTGTCCAACTATATTACAGCTCTGGGCTACGGTTCATCCGATGCATCCCTGTATAACAAGTTCTGGCCTGCGGACGTTCATCTGGTAGGTAAAGAAATTGTTCGTTTCCATACAATTTACTGGCCAATTATGTTGATGGCGCTGGATCTGCCTTTGCCGAAGAAAGTCTTTGCACACGGCTGGTTGTTGATGAAGGACGGCAAAATGTCCAAATCAAAAGGCAATGTCGTTGATCCAGTAACTCTGATTGATCGATACGGTTTGGATGCACTGCGTTATTACCTGCTGCGTGAAGTGCCATTTGGTTCCGATGGTACATTCACACCGGAGAGCTTCGTAGATCGTGTCAACTCTGACCTCGCGAACGATCTGGGTAACCTGTTGAACCGTACCGTTGCGATGGTAGACAAGTATTTCGAAGGCAAAGCCCCTGCGTTTGTTTCGAATGGTACTGAATTTGATGCTTCACTCGAAGAAGCAGGTCATACCACGGTAGAAAAAGTGGAACAGGCGATGGAAAACCTGCAGTTTTCCGTAGCACTGACGGCGATCAGTCAGTTTGTCAGCCGCACTAACAAATACATTGATGAGACGCAGCCGTGGGCGCTGGCTCGTGATGAAGCGAAACGCGATGAATTGGCATCCGTTATGTCTCACCTGATCGAAAGCTTGCGGATTTCTTCCATCTTGTTGCAACCGTTCCTGACACGTGCTCCTCATAAAATCTGGGCTCAGCTCGGCATTCAGGAAGGCGAACTCACGGCTTGGGATTCAGCCAAGCAATGGGGCCTGGTTCCAGCTGGAAATGCCTTGCAAAAAGGCGATCCAATCTTCCCGCGTTTGGATTCCGAACAGGAAATTGCTTATATCTCCGAAGCAATGACTGGCGGACAAAAAGCGGCACAGCCTGAAGCAAATCAAGCAGATGCTGGAGCTTCGGCAGCTGTTGAACCGGTAACTGCACCTGAGGGCACGGAAGAGATCGGGATTGACGATTTTGCCAAAGTTGAATTGCGTGTCGCTCAAGTTATTGCCTGCGAACCGGTCAAAAAAGCAGATAAGTTGCTAAAATTGCAGCTGGATCTGGGTTATGAGCAGCGCCAGGTCGTATCGGGAATCGCGAAGTTCTATTCACCAGAAGAGATGGTCGGACGCAAAGTCATCTGTGTGACCAACCTCAAACCGGTGAAACTCCGTGGTGAACTGTCTCAGGGTATGATACTTGCAGCGTCCCATGGCGATCAGCTTACACTGGCTACTGTACCAGACAGCATGCCTAATGGCGCACAAGTGAAATAA
- the yidD gene encoding membrane protein insertion efficiency factor YidD: MKLSRRIAQAPIRVYRNYISPLTPPTCRFYPSCSAYAMEAIEVHGALKGSLLTAKRIAKCHPFHPGGVDLVPPKAEKSMMVSE, translated from the coding sequence ATGAAGTTATCGCGTAGAATAGCTCAGGCACCCATTCGGGTGTACCGCAACTATATCTCTCCATTGACGCCGCCAACATGTCGATTCTATCCAAGCTGTTCGGCTTACGCGATGGAGGCGATAGAAGTGCACGGCGCGCTCAAAGGCTCGTTGCTAACAGCGAAACGCATTGCCAAATGTCACCCGTTTCATCCAGGCGGTGTAGATCTGGTACCACCTAAGGCGGAGAAGTCCATGATGGTATCAGAGTAA
- a CDS encoding Fur family transcriptional regulator produces MLSTEQIISTMSSQGLRITDQRKTLARLFAESPGYLTPKDVYEYMGKTYSGLSFDTVYRNLRVMQELGVLEQVIFEDGVKFRAHCSEDHHHHHMICLKCQKTYPIVFCPMQLADAPEQFQVVDHKFEVFGYCKDCAEHAPAKAASGHQHAHGKH; encoded by the coding sequence ATGCTGTCGACAGAACAGATTATTTCGACCATGTCCTCACAGGGGCTCCGCATTACCGATCAGCGGAAAACATTGGCCCGGTTATTTGCCGAGTCGCCCGGGTATCTTACACCCAAGGACGTCTATGAATATATGGGTAAGACTTATAGCGGACTGAGTTTTGACACGGTATATCGGAATTTGCGTGTGATGCAGGAACTGGGTGTACTGGAACAGGTCATCTTTGAAGATGGCGTTAAATTCAGAGCACACTGTAGTGAAGATCATCATCACCATCATATGATCTGTCTGAAGTGTCAGAAGACATATCCTATTGTTTTTTGCCCGATGCAGCTTGCGGATGCGCCTGAGCAATTTCAGGTTGTGGATCACAAGTTCGAGGTATTTGGATATTGCAAGGATTGTGCTGAGCATGCGCCGGCCAAAGCGGCGTCTGGACATCAACACGCTCATGGGAAGCACTGA